A portion of the Shewanella sp. SNU WT4 genome contains these proteins:
- a CDS encoding nickel-dependent hydrogenase large subunit, whose protein sequence is MSKRVVIDPITRIEGHLRIEVELDENNVVQKAWASSTLFRGLEIILKGRTPYDVGLLVQRICGVCTFSHYLCGTMAVENAIGAQVPLNAKYLRSMMLDALHIHDHIVHFYLLAGMDWIDVVSALSADPAKAAQVAMQYSDVPMAAGEGELRAVQEKVKGFVASGKLGPFANAYWGNKTYKFTPEQNLIGLSHYLKALEVQRIAAEMMAIFGGKNPHPQSIVVGGITSVRDMLSPARLQEWAQKHAHLQAFVERCYYPDLIMAAEAYQGEDSVLGGVNVRNFMATESMQVGNGEFLFKQGLIRNGDLTQVENVDPMKIEEDVTHSWYSASGPQHPWQGTTIPEHTPFIERDTIYGKLPTVDDAGKYSWVKSPRYHGEPVEVGPLSLILVNYAKGTPEVVAVVDEFLARTGLPKEALFTTLGRTAARMLHCLIATRYGQRTFDALVTNINSDESTYIQPTMDSNQEYQGFGMIEAPRGLLSHWIRIKDGLVENYQAVVPTTWNAGPIDGNGKVGPYEASLVGLKISEPEKPLEVIRVIHSFDPCMACSVHVMDYKGQSLSEFRLDPSAL, encoded by the coding sequence ATGAGCAAACGTGTTGTTATCGATCCTATCACTCGCATCGAAGGTCACCTGCGGATAGAAGTCGAACTCGATGAAAATAATGTAGTGCAAAAGGCTTGGGCCTCTTCGACCTTGTTTCGCGGTTTAGAAATCATTCTTAAAGGCCGCACGCCTTATGACGTTGGCTTATTAGTGCAACGTATTTGCGGTGTGTGTACCTTTTCGCATTATTTATGCGGCACCATGGCAGTTGAAAACGCTATTGGCGCGCAAGTGCCATTAAACGCGAAATACTTGCGATCTATGATGCTAGACGCCCTGCACATTCACGATCACATAGTGCACTTTTACCTGCTAGCAGGCATGGACTGGATTGACGTAGTTTCAGCCTTAAGCGCTGATCCGGCTAAAGCGGCGCAAGTGGCGATGCAATATTCAGATGTCCCTATGGCTGCTGGCGAAGGCGAACTGCGCGCTGTTCAAGAAAAAGTCAAAGGCTTTGTGGCGTCAGGTAAGCTTGGCCCCTTTGCTAATGCCTATTGGGGTAACAAGACCTATAAGTTTACGCCTGAGCAAAACTTAATTGGTTTAAGCCACTACTTAAAAGCCTTAGAAGTACAACGTATTGCCGCTGAAATGATGGCTATTTTCGGTGGTAAAAACCCGCATCCACAATCCATAGTCGTGGGCGGTATTACTTCAGTGCGTGACATGTTAAGCCCTGCGCGCTTACAAGAATGGGCGCAAAAACATGCCCATCTGCAAGCCTTTGTTGAGCGCTGTTATTACCCTGATTTAATTATGGCGGCAGAGGCCTACCAAGGTGAAGACAGCGTCCTTGGCGGCGTTAATGTGCGTAACTTTATGGCCACCGAAAGCATGCAGGTTGGCAATGGCGAGTTCTTATTCAAGCAAGGCTTAATCCGTAACGGCGATCTGACTCAAGTCGAGAATGTCGACCCGATGAAGATTGAAGAAGACGTGACTCACTCTTGGTATAGCGCCAGTGGTCCGCAGCATCCTTGGCAAGGCACCACCATTCCTGAGCACACGCCGTTTATTGAGCGCGATACCATTTATGGCAAGCTGCCAACTGTGGATGACGCTGGTAAATATTCTTGGGTGAAATCACCGCGCTATCATGGTGAGCCTGTGGAAGTTGGGCCTTTGTCGCTGATCTTAGTTAACTATGCCAAAGGCACGCCGGAAGTCGTTGCTGTAGTCGATGAGTTCTTAGCGCGCACAGGTTTACCTAAAGAAGCCTTATTTACTACGTTAGGCCGCACCGCCGCTCGTATGCTGCATTGCTTAATCGCCACTCGTTATGGCCAGCGTACTTTCGATGCCTTAGTGACTAATATCAATTCCGACGAAAGCACTTATATCCAGCCAACCATGGACTCAAACCAAGAGTACCAAGGCTTTGGCATGATAGAAGCGCCGCGCGGTTTATTAAGCCACTGGATCCGCATTAAAGACGGTTTAGTCGAAAACTATCAAGCTGTGGTACCTACGACTTGGAATGCTGGCCCCATTGATGGCAATGGTAAAGTCGGTCCTTATGAGGCATCGCTCGTTGGCCTTAAGATTTCCGAACCAGAAAAACCTTTGGAAGTTATCCGCGTGATCCACTCGTTTGATCCTTGCATGGCCTGCTCAGTGCATGTCATGGATTATAAAGGGCAATCGCTCAGTGAGTTTCGCCTCGACCCGAGCGCACTGTAA
- a CDS encoding hydrogenase small subunit: MDTHAALYELGKARIEALKQLPARQTVSLQDTLAENGITRRDFMKWSATVATMLALPLPFSTLVAEAAEVADRVPLIWLNLAECTGCSESLLRATTPDVSTLIFNYISLEYQEVLMAAAGMQAEENLEHAMKQYHGQYLLAVEGAVPTANNGAFLTIGPHAKTGLALIKEAAAGAAAIISVGTCSSFGGVQAAAPNPTGAKGVQAVIDKPVINLGGCPPSEVNITGTLMYYIMFGKLPALDMFNRPKWAYGARVHDNCERRGHFDAGEFVEEFGDQAAKDGYCLYKVGCKGPYTYNNCPTERFNAHTSWPVLAGHGCIGCSEPNFWDDMADFEKPLGRQLLHGLDATADTVGAVILGVTAVGIGAHAIGSLFAGTYEDK, encoded by the coding sequence ATGGATACACATGCTGCCCTGTATGAGTTAGGTAAAGCTCGCATCGAAGCACTCAAGCAGTTGCCCGCCCGCCAAACAGTAAGTCTGCAAGACACATTGGCCGAAAATGGCATTACCCGTCGTGACTTTATGAAATGGAGCGCAACTGTTGCGACTATGCTCGCACTGCCGCTGCCATTTAGCACCTTAGTGGCAGAAGCCGCTGAAGTGGCTGATAGAGTACCGCTCATCTGGTTGAATCTGGCGGAATGCACAGGTTGCAGTGAATCCCTGCTACGTGCCACTACCCCAGATGTATCGACCCTCATTTTTAATTACATTTCGCTTGAATACCAAGAAGTGCTGATGGCGGCGGCAGGTATGCAAGCCGAAGAAAACCTTGAGCACGCCATGAAGCAATATCATGGCCAGTATTTATTAGCGGTTGAAGGCGCCGTACCTACCGCTAACAATGGCGCGTTTTTAACCATTGGCCCCCACGCTAAGACTGGGCTCGCCTTGATTAAAGAAGCGGCCGCAGGTGCTGCAGCAATTATCTCTGTCGGTACTTGCTCATCCTTTGGCGGCGTGCAAGCTGCAGCCCCCAATCCAACGGGTGCTAAAGGTGTGCAAGCTGTCATTGATAAACCTGTGATCAACCTTGGCGGTTGTCCGCCAAGTGAAGTCAACATCACAGGCACACTCATGTATTACATAATGTTTGGTAAATTGCCGGCATTAGATATGTTCAATCGTCCTAAGTGGGCCTATGGCGCACGCGTTCATGATAACTGTGAACGTCGTGGTCACTTTGATGCCGGTGAATTTGTGGAAGAGTTTGGCGATCAAGCCGCCAAAGATGGTTACTGCCTCTACAAGGTTGGCTGCAAAGGTCCATACACCTATAACAACTGCCCAACCGAGCGCTTTAATGCCCACACAAGCTGGCCAGTGCTCGCCGGTCACGGCTGTATTGGTTGCTCTGAACCGAATTTTTGGGACGACATGGCCGATTTTGAAAAACCTCTGGGTCGGCAACTCTTGCACGGCTTAGATGCTACCGCAGATACAGTCGGCGCTGTGATCTTAGGTGTTACAGCAGTGGGAATTGGCGCTCACGCCATTGGTAGTTTATTTGCAGGCACCTACGAGGATAAATAA
- the nikR gene encoding nickel-responsive transcriptional regulator NikR, producing MSDETIRFSVSLPQSLLTEMDQDQQQKGYQTRSEYIRDLFRDRLIDKQWNNSQQDVVGVLTLVFDHHQRGLADKLISIQHDALVNILCSTHVHIDHHHCLETIIIKGQAQRLNQLVSQLMALKGVKTARLSQAGALASD from the coding sequence ATGTCAGATGAAACCATCCGCTTTTCAGTCTCTTTGCCGCAATCTCTCCTAACGGAAATGGATCAAGATCAGCAGCAAAAAGGCTATCAAACTCGCTCGGAATATATACGGGATTTATTTAGAGACAGGTTAATCGATAAACAATGGAATAATAGCCAACAAGATGTGGTCGGAGTCTTGACCTTAGTATTTGATCATCATCAGCGCGGTTTAGCCGATAAACTGATCTCCATTCAGCATGATGCTTTAGTCAATATTTTATGCTCTACCCATGTGCATATCGACCATCACCACTGCTTAGAAACCATCATAATCAAAGGCCAAGCCCAGCGCCTTAATCAACTCGTCAGCCAACTTATGGCACTAAAAGGCGTAAAAACCGCGCGCCTTAGCCAAGCGGGAGCATTGGCAAGCGACTGA